CCCAGCCGCGCCGGGAAAGCTGCTGACGTACTGTTTACAGCCTCTCAGGAGCTCCAAGCCGAGTTCAACTCGTTGCtctcctcgccgtcgaccTTTGGCCTGATTGTTGGCATCGAAAAGGAGTCATTGGTACCCCTTACGACTCTTCCATCGCAGGGACCCTCATTCCTTGAAAACCTTGGGAGCTTACAGAGCCATCTGGAACCCAACGTTCCCCTCTACATCCTACTTCGTCGATACGATGACATCCCACGTCTGACAGCAATATCTTACGTTCCAGACACTGCGCACGTACGGCAGAAGATGCTGTTTGCATCTACAAGACTGGCACTTGTCCGGGAGCTGGGCTCCGAGCATTTCAGAGAGACGATATTCGTAACGACTGCAGACGAACTTAGTGAAAGCGGGTTCAAGAAGCACGACGCGCACAGCCAACTTGCAGCTCCGCTGACCGAGGAAGAACGCACCCTGGGCGAGGTCAAGCGTGCCGAGCAGGAGGCGGGATCCGGTACAGGAACGAGGGAAATCCACTTGAGCAAGAGCTTTGCCATGCCCGTAGCGGAGGACGCCGTGGCCGCTTTGAAGGATCTGGGGCAGGACGACGGGCGCGTGGTGGCCATGCTGGTGAGCACAAGGGTGAATGGGAGAATTCGCAGGGAAAGCAGGCTGACAAGACGGCAGAAAATCAACCCCGAGAGCGAATCCGTGGAGCTGCTCCCCGAATCACCTCGGCCAGCGTCCAttgccgagctggccaaggcgatTTCCACGACGGAGCCCCGGTTCACGTTTTACAGATTCAAACACACGCACAATGGCGCGGAGCAGTCGCCAGTCCTCTTCTTCTACACGTGCCCACTGACGGCCGGCAACAAGTCCATCAAGAAACGCATGCTCTACCCGTTGATGAAGCGAGCGGTGCTGGAAATTGCGGGCAAGGAGGCCGGGTTGAGCCTGGAGAAGAAGTTTGAAGTCGAGGAGCCCAGCGAGATCACGGAGCAGTCGGTGATGGAAGATTTGCACCCCAAGACTACGGCCAGGTCGGGGTTCAGCAGGCCCAAGCGGCCGGGTCGGTGATTTACTGGGTGGACAGACGAGGCGGCGCGCGTGCGCTTTTAGACAAGGACGAATACGGCGATGGAAGaagtaattattaaaaaaacgCATCCAATTTGCTATAAGTGACGGGGGATATTTCCCACTCGAGATATCAACTATGAAAATGCAAACATCCATTCCTCCGTACGGCCCCTCCTCTATGCAAAATAAGGCGGCATGAGCCATGACAAACGTGGAAGCAAAAATAATCAATACCAAAACAAAACCACGTTGTGGCACCTTTGCAATATGCATCAGTCATGTTCCTCGGCGCACCTCGACATCTAGCTTTGGGTTGTGGAGGGCTGCCCCTATGTCCGAGAGCTCTATTTTATTTGTGCGCAGGACCATGTCAAGTGTGATTGATGTGTCAGTGTTGGCCCTTTTTTACTCCTCGTAGTTTCCGCCAACAAAAGACATGTTGCTCCTCTCGATGCGCTGTCTCAGGAACTCGTAGACGGTAAAGGTGACGGCCTGGCCGGGGGCGACACGCATGATGCGCGGGGTGATGCCCTTGTAGAAGGCGTGGAAGCCCTCTTGCCTGCGAGGGGGGTGAAGTGGTTAGCACGAGAAGGCGGCTGtcaaaaaaataataaaaataaaataaaaataaaagtaaaaacCCACTTGAACATGTCGGCGGAGATGGCGGCTATCCTAGCCCAGGCGCCCACGCCCGGCTGGGCAGGCGTCTTCTGCAGGCGCGTCTTGATGGTGTCGATGGGCGCGTTGCTCAGGGGCCCCATGGCACCGGAGACGAGGCCGATGAGGGTGGTCTGCCAGCTGGGCAGGTTGGTGCCGGGGTCGGCGTACTGCGGCTGCCACTCCTTGAGCCAGACCTTGAAGTAGCTGTAGGCGGTGAAGTTGACGGCCTGGTTGGTGCCCTGGCGCAGGGCGGTCAGGCTGACGCCGCGGTAGAGCGCGCCGAAGCCTTCCTCGCGGACGACGGTGTACAGGGCGTGCGCGGCGTTGCGGTACTTGGGCACGTCGAGCGGGTCGGCCATGGAGTGGTGCTGCGCCTGGAGCCGGATCTTGATGACCTCCATGGGggtgacgacggcgacggcctcggtGACGCCCGCCGCGAGGCCGGCCGCGAAGGTCGCCTGGCCCGAGACCCGGCCCGTCGCCGGGTCCGCGAGCATCTGCTTGTACGCCTCGAACGAGGTGAAGCGGATCGCCATCTTGGGCACGATGCCCGTGAGCACCGCGCCCAGGCCCTTGTACAGGCCGAGCGGCGTCTCCCGGCGCAC
The DNA window shown above is from Metarhizium brunneum chromosome 1, complete sequence and carries:
- the twfA gene encoding Twinfilin — encoded protein: MQSGISASQELQAEFNSLLSSPSTFGLIVGIEKESLVPLTTLPSQGPSFLENLGSLQSHLEPNVPLYILLRRYDDIPRLTAISYVPDTAHVRQKMLFASTRLALVRELGSEHFRETIFVTTADELSESGFKKHDAHSQLAAPLTEEERTLGEVKRAEQEAGSGTGTREIHLSKSFAMPVAEDAVAALKDLGQDDGRVVAMLKINPESESVELLPESPRPASIAELAKAISTTEPRFTFYRFKHTHNGAEQSPVLFFYTCPLTAGNKSIKKRMLYPLMKRAVLEIAGKEAGLSLEKKFEVEEPSEITEQSVMEDLHPKTTARSGFSRPKRPGR
- the SFC1 gene encoding Succinate/fumarate mitochondrial transporter; amino-acid sequence: MPPSDNNRKPPTAAVNLIAGGGAGMMEALVCHPLDTIKVRMQLSRRARQPGAPKRGFIKTGVEIVRRETPLGLYKGLGAVLTGIVPKMAIRFTSFEAYKQMLADPATGRVSGQATFAAGLAAGVTEAVAVVTPMEVIKIRLQAQHHSMADPLDVPKYRNAAHALYTVVREEGFGALYRGVSLTALRQGTNQAVNFTAYSYFKVWLKEWQPQYADPGTNLPSWQTTLIGLVSGAMGPLSNAPIDTIKTRLQKTPAQPGVGAWARIAAISADMFKQEGFHAFYKGITPRIMRVAPGQAVTFTVYEFLRQRIERSNMSFVGGNYEE